A genomic window from Acinetobacter lwoffii includes:
- the rplY gene encoding 50S ribosomal protein L25 encodes MANFVLNAAAREEAVQGKGASRRLRLQAKVPAIIYGGEAAPVAITVELRQLVKFLENNSFFEEVIEIDVDGKVESVKIQALQRHPAKNTPMHADFKRA; translated from the coding sequence ATGGCAAACTTCGTATTAAACGCAGCAGCACGTGAAGAAGCAGTTCAAGGGAAAGGTGCGAGCCGCCGCCTTCGTCTTCAAGCTAAAGTTCCTGCAATCATCTACGGTGGTGAAGCTGCTCCTGTAGCAATTACTGTTGAGCTTCGTCAGCTTGTTAAATTCTTAGAAAACAATTCATTCTTTGAAGAAGTTATCGAAATTGATGTAGACGGTAAAGTTGAAAGCGTTAAAATCCAAGCGTTACAACGTCACCCAGCTAAAAACACACCAATGCACGCTGACTTCAAACGCGCATAA
- a CDS encoding ribose-phosphate pyrophosphokinase: MPNLVVFSGSAHPQFAQKVVSHLHIPLGAASVGQFSDGEIAVEITENVRGKDVFIVQPTCAPTNDNLMEILVMADALRRASAGRITAVIPYFGYARQDRRPRSARVPITAKVVADMLTTVGVDRVVMIDLHADQIQGFFDIPVDNIYGTPALLADLRQQSHHNLMVVSPDVGGVVRARAVAKQMGDIDLAIIDKRRQKANESQVMHLIGDVKDRDCVIVDDMVDTAGTLCKAADALKTFGARKVVAYATHPVLSGKAIENLKNSVIDELVVTDTIPLSDEALALGKIRQVSVASMVAETIRRINNEESISAMFDSYL, from the coding sequence ATGCCCAATCTTGTCGTTTTTAGTGGATCTGCGCATCCACAATTCGCTCAAAAAGTCGTAAGTCACTTACATATTCCTCTAGGCGCTGCCTCTGTAGGTCAGTTCTCTGACGGTGAAATTGCTGTCGAGATTACTGAAAACGTTCGTGGTAAAGACGTATTTATCGTACAACCTACTTGTGCCCCAACTAACGATAACCTGATGGAAATCTTAGTAATGGCTGATGCTTTGCGTCGTGCAAGTGCAGGTCGTATTACTGCCGTGATTCCTTATTTTGGTTATGCTCGTCAAGACCGTCGTCCACGTTCAGCACGTGTTCCAATTACTGCAAAAGTTGTAGCAGACATGCTCACTACTGTAGGCGTTGACCGTGTTGTGATGATCGACTTGCACGCTGACCAGATCCAAGGCTTCTTCGATATCCCTGTAGACAACATCTACGGTACACCAGCGCTACTTGCTGACTTGCGTCAACAGTCGCATCACAACCTGATGGTGGTTTCACCTGACGTAGGTGGTGTAGTGCGTGCACGTGCTGTTGCGAAACAAATGGGCGATATCGATCTTGCAATCATCGATAAGCGTCGTCAAAAAGCGAATGAATCACAAGTGATGCATTTGATTGGCGATGTAAAAGATCGTGATTGTGTCATCGTTGATGACATGGTAGATACTGCTGGTACGTTATGCAAAGCTGCTGATGCATTGAAAACTTTCGGTGCTCGCAAGGTTGTTGCGTATGCAACGCATCCAGTACTTTCTGGTAAAGCGATTGAAAACTTAAAGAATTCTGTGATTGATGAACTGGTTGTGACTGATACCATTCCTCTTTCTGATGAAGCTTTAGCTCTGGGCAAGATTCGCCAGGTTTCAGTAGCCAGCATGGTTGCCGAAACGATTCGTCGTATTAACAACGAAGAATCTATTAGCGCAATGTTCGATTCTTATCTATAA
- the ispE gene encoding 4-(cytidine 5'-diphospho)-2-C-methyl-D-erythritol kinase has product MIRVPSPAKLNLFLHITGRRENGYHELQSIFQLIDLYDWLEFEQSADDAIQIEGLASVDLQQNLIYRAIQLLKPYAKTLSGLKIRLEKNIPMGAGLGGGSSNAATTLVVLNQLWQCGLNIEQLAELGVKLGADVPIFVHGKNAWAEGIGEHLTFIDLDQKKFIVLKPDCFISTQLLFSQKALTRDTKSSKFCAYQETPSDFGNNFEPLARSLYPEVDEAMQYLDQFGKAKLTGTGACVFIEVTENLNIEDILANAPCKAYLVNSLQESPLVQFKV; this is encoded by the coding sequence ATGATTCGTGTTCCCTCGCCTGCTAAACTGAATTTGTTTTTACATATCACCGGTCGCCGTGAAAATGGCTATCATGAGCTGCAAAGTATTTTTCAGCTGATTGACCTATATGACTGGCTGGAGTTTGAACAAAGTGCTGATGATGCGATTCAGATAGAAGGTCTGGCCTCAGTGGATCTGCAACAGAATTTAATCTATCGGGCGATACAGTTGTTGAAGCCCTATGCTAAGACGCTCTCTGGACTAAAAATTCGTCTGGAAAAAAATATCCCGATGGGTGCAGGTCTCGGTGGCGGCTCTTCCAATGCCGCGACGACCCTGGTTGTGCTGAACCAACTCTGGCAGTGCGGTTTAAATATTGAACAACTGGCAGAACTCGGGGTCAAGCTAGGCGCAGATGTGCCAATATTTGTGCATGGCAAAAATGCCTGGGCCGAAGGCATTGGCGAACACTTAACATTCATAGACTTAGATCAAAAAAAATTCATTGTGTTAAAACCTGATTGTTTTATCAGCACTCAACTGCTTTTTTCGCAAAAAGCATTGACAAGAGACACGAAGAGCTCTAAATTTTGCGCCTATCAGGAAACGCCATCTGATTTTGGAAATAACTTTGAGCCACTGGCAAGAAGCTTATATCCTGAAGTCGATGAAGCAATGCAATATCTCGACCAGTTCGGAAAAGCAAAGCTTACAGGTACAGGTGCTTGTGTGTTTATTGAAGTCACTGAAAATCTGAATATCGAAGATATTCTTGCAAATGCACCATGTAAAGCTTACTTGGTCAACAGTTTACAAGAATCACCTTTAGTTCAGTTTAAAGTGTAA
- the lolB gene encoding lipoprotein insertase outer membrane protein LolB: protein MRNLSQLGCCAFAATALFLTGCQQMIKPQAPATPSVQAENQFQLQGKIGVRTPQQTGSAFFTWVQQQEEFDIELSGILGVGKTQISGTPGQVTLNSAKTGVIQAASAEELLQRATGWQAPISYLVDWVQARPATTTAKLQKDDTQRINQIIEQGWTVDLNYNAQAKMPNRLILKQSLGNGAENRITMIIENR, encoded by the coding sequence ATGCGCAATTTGAGCCAATTGGGCTGCTGTGCCTTTGCAGCCACTGCTTTATTTTTAACTGGCTGTCAGCAGATGATCAAGCCTCAAGCGCCTGCCACCCCGTCTGTACAGGCAGAGAATCAATTTCAGCTGCAAGGTAAAATTGGCGTTCGTACCCCTCAACAGACTGGCAGCGCATTCTTTACCTGGGTACAACAGCAGGAAGAATTCGATATTGAGCTCAGCGGTATCTTAGGCGTCGGTAAAACCCAGATTTCTGGCACACCGGGACAAGTGACCTTAAACAGCGCAAAAACCGGTGTGATTCAGGCAGCCAGTGCCGAAGAATTACTGCAACGTGCAACCGGCTGGCAAGCGCCGATCAGTTATTTAGTCGATTGGGTACAAGCCCGCCCTGCTACCACGACTGCCAAATTACAAAAAGACGATACACAGCGAATTAACCAGATTATCGAACAGGGCTGGACGGTCGATCTCAATTATAATGCGCAGGCCAAAATGCCAAACCGTTTGATTTTAAAGCAGTCACTTGGAAATGGTGCAGAAAACCGTATTACAATGATCATTGAAAACCGTTAA
- a CDS encoding tetratricopeptide repeat protein, translating into MRQTISRINGPTIKQYSTTFLLVGSMASTAHLYAAEAVYHANQNYDAIKQSMMAEFAIAAHDIPTALHNYTVLAIKSNSTSVKQRALNVALEHDDLQAALDISTHWVVQEPQDVPALFYLSHIALKAHEYELAAETLEKILQIDDSADLEEILAGISPEGTEDRTYLIQALSTTKAKDNPSILVLVAGLEAQNGQLEQALNTVNRALKKRPNATGYILMKANLLNALGDTQATLQWYEKSSGKHRNNLDVRLAEVKYLVKLNEATLALKKLQDILKKWPTAEEALFIAGLTSIDLEEYEKAEKYLVELRYSAQYQNEAYYYLAVNAERKQHYETAKAYYRLVDGSLYTVSRRNMISIFAQQDKLHDALRFLTQERVNYPQHASFLYLAQADILTRMQNKKAAIRLLEEASKNLPDDPELVYSQVLLLDPHQDRVKLDELLSTLLKIEPNSPTYLNAYAYTLAMQNRRLEEARRYVEQALEYAPEQASILDTYGYICYLQNDFTTAADVLYKAYQLNPNVKIGVRYARSLYMKGDLQQFHQVLQQLQQNHPNDPELKQLNSLLLAPQTKTS; encoded by the coding sequence TTGCGTCAAACAATTAGCCGTATCAACGGCCCTACAATTAAGCAATATTCTACCACATTCCTACTGGTGGGTAGCATGGCTTCGACTGCGCATCTCTATGCAGCGGAAGCAGTTTACCATGCAAATCAAAATTATGATGCGATAAAACAAAGTATGATGGCTGAGTTTGCCATCGCTGCACATGACATTCCGACTGCTTTGCACAACTATACGGTGCTGGCGATCAAGAGCAATTCCACTTCAGTCAAGCAGCGTGCACTGAATGTCGCGCTGGAACATGATGACCTACAGGCAGCACTAGATATCTCCACGCACTGGGTGGTACAAGAGCCACAAGACGTCCCTGCTTTATTTTATTTATCACATATTGCCCTTAAAGCGCATGAATATGAGCTGGCTGCTGAGACCTTAGAAAAAATCCTGCAAATTGATGACAGTGCCGATCTGGAAGAAATTCTCGCCGGAATTTCACCGGAAGGCACAGAGGATCGTACTTATCTGATTCAGGCCTTAAGCACCACTAAAGCCAAGGACAATCCATCTATTCTGGTGCTAGTGGCCGGTCTGGAAGCACAAAATGGTCAGCTTGAACAGGCTTTAAATACAGTTAACCGCGCCTTAAAAAAACGTCCGAATGCGACCGGCTATATCCTGATGAAGGCCAATCTGCTCAATGCACTCGGCGATACTCAGGCGACACTGCAATGGTATGAAAAATCCAGCGGTAAACACCGTAATAATCTGGATGTACGTCTGGCCGAAGTCAAATATCTGGTCAAGCTGAACGAAGCGACTTTGGCTCTGAAAAAACTGCAAGACATTCTAAAAAAATGGCCGACTGCTGAAGAAGCCCTGTTCATTGCCGGACTGACCAGTATTGACTTGGAAGAATACGAGAAAGCCGAAAAATATCTGGTCGAACTGCGTTATTCTGCGCAATATCAAAACGAAGCCTATTATTACTTGGCGGTGAATGCAGAACGCAAACAGCATTATGAAACGGCGAAAGCTTATTATCGTCTGGTCGATGGCAGTCTTTACACCGTCTCACGTCGCAACATGATCTCGATTTTCGCCCAGCAGGATAAGCTGCATGATGCGCTGCGTTTCTTAACCCAGGAAAGGGTGAATTATCCACAACATGCCAGCTTCCTCTATCTAGCACAGGCGGATATTTTGACGCGCATGCAGAATAAAAAAGCTGCGATTCGCCTGTTGGAAGAAGCCAGCAAAAACCTGCCGGATGACCCTGAACTGGTCTATTCGCAAGTTCTGTTGCTGGATCCCCATCAGGATCGCGTCAAGCTGGATGAACTACTCAGCACTTTACTTAAAATTGAACCGAACAGTCCGACCTATCTGAATGCCTATGCCTATACCCTGGCGATGCAAAACCGTCGCCTCGAAGAAGCACGCCGCTATGTCGAACAGGCACTAGAATATGCACCAGAACAGGCATCGATTCTGGATACCTATGGTTATATCTGTTATTTACAGAATGACTTCACCACAGCTGCGGATGTGTTATACAAAGCCTATCAATTGAATCCGAATGTGAAGATTGGCGTGCGTTATGCCCGTTCCTTGTACATGAAAGGTGATCTACAACAATTCCACCAAGTGTTACAACAATTACAACAAAACCATCCAAATGACCCAGAATTGAAACAACTTAATTCGCTATTGTTAGCACCACAAACCAAAACGAGTTAA
- the hemA gene encoding glutamyl-tRNA reductase, whose translation MSFFALGVNHQTASVELREQVAFNPEKLSAILAEQSQHPELNDMVVVSTCNRTEVYAMSDNADMVLNWLAQKNGVDVKQLQHHVYRYENAQAVTHLMRVASGLDSLMLGEPQILGQVKTALSLAKDSHTVSQNLNRIFEYAFYAAKRVRSETAVGSHAVSMGYAVAQLALQVFSHPDKLTIMVVAAGEMNSLVAKHLAEMGVGKIIICNRTRERADILAQEIAHRVEVEIIDFDQLAENLHRADVISSCTGSLHQVIHYPDIKAALKKRRYQQMLLVDLAVPRDIDAKVESLDGVYLYGVDDLQSVIEENLAQRRQAAVEAEIMVNQLATELMTQQKVKQAGATIHAYRDHGETLRQEELSLAMQRIAKGEKAETVLAEFSHRLTQKLLHPTSIVLREAAKAEDPTYFELLQEELGNVVAKRRKSRHSV comes from the coding sequence ATGTCTTTCTTTGCATTGGGTGTCAACCATCAAACTGCCTCTGTAGAACTGCGCGAACAAGTGGCTTTTAACCCTGAAAAGTTAAGTGCCATTCTTGCCGAGCAAAGCCAACACCCTGAACTGAACGACATGGTGGTGGTGTCTACATGTAACCGGACCGAAGTTTACGCCATGTCTGACAATGCTGACATGGTGCTGAACTGGCTCGCCCAGAAAAATGGGGTGGATGTCAAACAACTGCAACATCATGTCTATCGTTATGAAAATGCCCAGGCAGTGACGCATCTGATGCGTGTTGCCAGTGGTCTGGATTCACTGATGCTAGGTGAACCACAAATTCTGGGACAGGTCAAAACCGCACTTTCTCTGGCCAAAGACTCTCATACCGTTTCGCAAAACCTGAACCGCATTTTTGAATATGCTTTTTATGCCGCTAAACGTGTGCGTTCGGAAACGGCTGTCGGCAGTCATGCAGTCTCGATGGGCTATGCGGTGGCACAACTTGCTCTGCAAGTATTTAGTCATCCGGACAAGCTGACCATTATGGTGGTAGCAGCCGGGGAGATGAACAGTCTGGTGGCCAAACACCTCGCAGAGATGGGGGTGGGCAAGATTATTATCTGTAACCGTACCCGCGAGCGTGCGGATATTCTGGCACAGGAAATTGCACATCGAGTTGAAGTCGAAATTATAGATTTTGATCAGCTTGCAGAAAATCTGCATCGTGCCGATGTCATTTCCAGTTGTACCGGCAGTTTGCATCAGGTGATTCACTATCCTGATATCAAGGCAGCATTAAAGAAACGCCGTTACCAGCAGATGCTGCTGGTCGATCTGGCAGTGCCACGCGATATTGATGCCAAAGTAGAAAGCCTGGACGGGGTTTATCTGTATGGGGTCGATGACCTGCAAAGCGTGATTGAGGAAAATCTGGCACAGCGCCGTCAAGCGGCTGTTGAGGCTGAGATCATGGTCAATCAGCTGGCTACAGAACTGATGACCCAGCAAAAGGTCAAACAGGCCGGGGCGACCATTCATGCCTATCGTGACCACGGGGAAACATTACGTCAGGAAGAATTGTCACTGGCAATGCAGCGTATTGCCAAGGGCGAAAAGGCGGAAACGGTACTGGCCGAGTTTTCACATCGTTTAACCCAAAAACTGTTGCATCCAACTTCTATTGTGCTGCGTGAGGCGGCCAAAGCGGAAGATCCTACCTATTTTGAGCTGTTACAGGAAGAACTGGGCAATGTAGTCGCGAAGCGTCGTAAATCCAGGCATTCAGTTTAA
- a CDS encoding DNA primase yields MAIPQHTIDQILDRTDIVDVIGQFVKLKKTGRTYSGCCPFHQEKSPSFHVYRDKQYFHCFGCQANGNAIRFLMDIGSRNFVEVMKDLSSQTGIELPKDNTDSNKLKYKREAAKPKIVPAQTAPQTQPQQNNAPTENNNAASTASFDPFAEFQTVEQDFYGDPFASFEHLPMAEVQQDGNLYDLLENIAQFYERQLPNSPSAQQYFKQRGLTAETIAYWRLGYAPEDWQHLEKAFPQDIEGLKLLGLIRTSDSGRDFDLLRERVIFPIRDTKGRVVGFGGRALNDEIKPKYINSPDSEVFHKNQLLYGLYEGRKQKAQEWLMVEGYMDVIALQQYGIHGAVATLGTASNTDHLNILFKQSNRLTIAFDGDAAGQKAARRTLDIALPLLNDGRELKFFVLPADHDPDSLIRREGIENFRRLLDQAPLMSDFVFAHLTQNQDITTPEGKSQVMGELKNLTELLPKHGSFRYLLQQFFREKLGFNRKWQPKVNTDASLSFSTKIDAEEYVIAILMNHPYLYIHFEPLRALVAEDQLLFKILNILNVIFDDLPDDPELSIYYVLGACAAHHHELQHILQHANVSDYTSSPEQADKLAADFSTKLQYQCLKNKIKSKKFNSIAEMKNLKMQIYEIDRKRSMTLLED; encoded by the coding sequence ATGGCCATTCCTCAACATACGATTGATCAGATTCTCGATCGCACCGATATTGTCGATGTGATTGGTCAATTCGTAAAACTGAAAAAAACAGGCCGTACCTATTCAGGCTGCTGCCCTTTTCATCAGGAAAAATCACCGTCTTTCCACGTCTATCGTGACAAACAGTATTTTCACTGTTTTGGCTGTCAAGCCAACGGTAATGCCATCCGTTTTTTAATGGACATTGGCAGCCGTAATTTTGTCGAAGTGATGAAAGACCTGTCCAGCCAGACGGGCATCGAACTGCCTAAAGACAATACTGATTCCAATAAATTAAAATATAAACGTGAAGCAGCCAAACCCAAAATCGTGCCTGCTCAAACTGCACCACAAACTCAGCCGCAACAGAATAACGCTCCAACAGAAAATAATAATGCTGCATCTACGGCGAGTTTCGATCCATTTGCAGAGTTTCAGACAGTCGAACAGGATTTTTATGGTGACCCTTTTGCTTCTTTTGAACACCTACCGATGGCGGAAGTTCAGCAAGACGGTAACCTCTACGACCTGCTAGAAAATATCGCGCAGTTCTATGAGCGCCAACTCCCAAATAGCCCGAGTGCCCAGCAATACTTCAAGCAGCGTGGTCTGACTGCAGAGACCATTGCCTATTGGCGCTTAGGCTATGCGCCTGAAGACTGGCAACATCTGGAAAAAGCCTTTCCTCAGGATATTGAGGGCTTAAAACTTTTAGGTCTGATTCGCACCAGCGACAGTGGCCGTGATTTTGACCTGCTGCGTGAACGAGTCATTTTCCCGATCCGTGATACCAAGGGCCGTGTGGTCGGCTTTGGCGGCCGTGCCCTGAATGACGAGATCAAGCCGAAATACATCAACTCGCCAGATTCTGAAGTCTTCCATAAAAACCAGTTGCTGTACGGCCTCTATGAGGGCCGCAAACAGAAAGCCCAAGAATGGCTGATGGTCGAAGGCTATATGGATGTGATTGCGCTTCAGCAATATGGCATTCATGGCGCAGTGGCGACTTTAGGCACAGCGAGTAATACCGACCACCTGAATATTCTGTTCAAGCAGAGCAACCGGCTGACCATTGCCTTTGATGGGGATGCTGCCGGTCAAAAAGCAGCGCGCCGTACCTTGGACATTGCCCTGCCCCTGCTGAATGATGGCCGAGAGCTGAAGTTCTTTGTTTTGCCCGCTGACCATGACCCAGATTCATTGATCCGCCGTGAAGGGATAGAAAACTTCAGACGCTTGCTGGATCAGGCACCGTTGATGTCGGACTTCGTGTTTGCCCATCTGACCCAAAATCAGGATATCACCACCCCAGAAGGCAAGAGTCAGGTTATGGGTGAACTAAAAAATCTGACCGAATTACTGCCCAAACACGGCTCCTTCCGTTATCTGCTGCAGCAATTTTTCCGCGAAAAACTGGGCTTTAATCGTAAATGGCAACCTAAGGTCAATACAGATGCATCTTTAAGCTTTAGTACCAAAATTGATGCTGAAGAATATGTGATTGCGATCTTGATGAATCATCCTTATCTGTATATTCATTTTGAACCACTGCGCGCGCTAGTAGCGGAAGATCAGTTGCTGTTTAAGATTTTGAATATTCTGAATGTGATTTTTGATGACTTGCCGGATGATCCTGAACTGTCGATCTATTATGTGCTCGGTGCCTGCGCAGCCCATCATCATGAACTGCAGCATATTCTGCAGCATGCCAATGTCAGCGATTACACCTCATCGCCGGAACAGGCCGATAAGCTCGCGGCTGATTTTTCCACCAAGCTGCAATATCAGTGTTTAAAAAACAAGATTAAATCCAAGAAATTTAACAGTATTGCAGAAATGAAAAACCTGAAAATGCAGATTTATGAGATTGACCGCAAACGTTCCATGACATTGTTAGAAGACTGA
- a CDS encoding outer membrane protein assembly factor BamD → MSLPHYKMTMLAVTLGIASAMVGCSSNPKKEVVDKGPESSEQVYIQKAQKALDRNQYTDAAKQLEALETYFPTSQYAPQAQLELLYVKFQQKDYEGAVALAERFIRLNPQHPNVDYAYYVRGVSNMEQNYNGLLRYTSLKQSHRDVSYLKVAYQNFVDFIRRYPSSTYAVDAAQRMQFIGQELAEHEMNAARFNIKRKAYLAAVERGLWVIEHYPQTPQIPEALATVAYGYAQLGDKATSQQYVDVLKLNYPNLVKSDGTVNLRAARSEGSFFNRATLGIFGKEAKTVTDTDAQSDAPENEKRSITNRISFGLLDRPKTAE, encoded by the coding sequence ATGTCGCTACCACATTATAAAATGACAATGCTTGCTGTGACATTAGGCATTGCATCGGCAATGGTAGGCTGTAGCAGTAATCCAAAAAAAGAAGTCGTGGATAAAGGTCCGGAATCTAGCGAACAGGTTTATATTCAAAAAGCACAGAAAGCGCTAGATCGTAATCAATATACCGATGCAGCAAAACAGTTGGAAGCGCTGGAAACTTATTTCCCGACCAGTCAGTATGCCCCGCAAGCGCAACTGGAACTGTTGTATGTGAAATTCCAGCAAAAAGATTATGAAGGTGCGGTCGCACTGGCAGAGCGTTTTATCCGTCTGAACCCGCAACATCCAAATGTCGACTATGCCTACTATGTACGCGGTGTCTCAAATATGGAACAGAACTATAACGGCCTGCTGCGTTATACCTCGCTGAAACAGTCGCATCGTGATGTCAGCTACCTGAAAGTGGCTTACCAGAATTTTGTTGATTTCATTCGCCGCTATCCATCTAGCACTTATGCAGTGGATGCAGCACAGCGTATGCAGTTTATCGGTCAGGAACTGGCTGAGCATGAAATGAACGCAGCACGTTTCAACATCAAGCGTAAGGCTTATCTGGCAGCAGTTGAACGTGGCTTGTGGGTGATTGAACATTATCCTCAAACTCCGCAGATTCCAGAAGCACTGGCAACGGTTGCTTATGGCTATGCTCAGCTAGGTGATAAAGCGACTTCTCAGCAATATGTGGATGTATTAAAGCTGAATTATCCGAATCTGGTGAAATCAGATGGGACGGTGAATCTGCGTGCAGCGCGTAGTGAAGGCAGCTTCTTTAACCGCGCGACACTGGGTATTTTTGGTAAAGAAGCCAAGACTGTAACCGACACCGATGCACAGTCTGATGCGCCAGAAAATGAAAAGCGCAGCATCACCAATCGCATTTCATTTGGTTTGCTGGATCGTCCTAAAACGGCTGAATAA
- the rluD gene encoding 23S rRNA pseudouridine(1911/1915/1917) synthase RluD yields the protein MSQAQSSNSNIPDTDFNLLEDSEDADNHTSEATATRLSLQFQLDETYIGQRIDQIAAMVWSDFSREKLKQWIKDGNLLVNGQPVKPKFKSDGFETLTLNVELEAQTRSLPEDIPLDIIYEDDDIMVINKPVGMVVHPGAGNSSGTLVNALLHHYPKSAELARAGLVHRIDKDTSGLLVVAKNLEAQFSLSKQLEKKSVYRLYDLVVYGNIIAGGTIDEPIKRHPVDRVKMTVLPGGKDAVTHYNVKERFQHFTRVQARLETGRTHQIRVHFSYIGFGLVGDQVYMPRVRMPAGASQLLDDTLRGFKRQALHAVQLGLTHPRTKEEMTFEAPWPEDFANLVEVLRTENKAY from the coding sequence ATGAGTCAAGCACAATCTTCCAATTCTAATATCCCTGATACTGATTTCAATTTACTTGAAGATTCTGAGGATGCAGATAACCATACTTCAGAAGCAACTGCAACACGTTTATCGTTGCAATTTCAACTGGATGAAACTTATATCGGGCAACGGATCGACCAGATTGCCGCAATGGTCTGGAGCGATTTTTCTCGAGAAAAATTAAAGCAATGGATTAAAGATGGCAATTTATTGGTGAATGGTCAACCAGTTAAGCCGAAATTTAAAAGTGATGGTTTTGAAACCCTGACTTTAAATGTTGAGCTTGAAGCGCAAACGCGCAGTCTGCCGGAAGACATTCCACTGGATATCATCTATGAAGATGATGACATTATGGTCATCAACAAACCAGTCGGTATGGTGGTACATCCGGGCGCTGGCAATAGTTCTGGCACCTTGGTGAATGCTTTATTGCATCACTATCCGAAATCGGCTGAACTGGCGCGTGCAGGTCTGGTACATCGTATCGATAAAGACACCAGTGGTCTGCTGGTCGTTGCCAAAAATCTGGAAGCACAGTTTTCTCTCAGCAAACAGCTTGAGAAAAAATCAGTATATCGCCTGTATGATCTGGTGGTTTACGGCAATATTATTGCTGGCGGTACCATTGATGAACCCATCAAACGTCATCCGGTAGATCGTGTGAAAATGACTGTACTTCCGGGCGGTAAAGACGCGGTGACGCATTACAACGTCAAAGAGCGTTTCCAGCACTTCACCCGTGTTCAAGCTCGTCTGGAAACTGGACGTACTCATCAGATTCGTGTGCATTTTAGCTATATCGGCTTTGGCTTGGTTGGTGATCAGGTGTATATGCCGCGTGTCCGTATGCCAGCAGGTGCATCGCAATTACTAGATGACACTTTACGTGGCTTTAAGCGTCAGGCCTTGCATGCCGTGCAACTCGGTCTGACCCATCCGCGTACCAAAGAGGAAATGACCTTTGAAGCGCCGTGGCCGGAAGACTTTGCCAATCTGGTGGAAGTGCTGCGTACCGAAAACAAAGCTTATTAA
- the pgeF gene encoding peptidoglycan editing factor PgeF: MQFVPGLPQGVYVGQTRVHHAKVQPSAQPELAGFNLALHVQDDAQRVQQHRMALLQDFAAFGVDKITWMTQTHSTICHSINEQMPFTALVGDGLVTQSKAHALMMMTADCLPVVLGNADGTEVANLHAGWRGLAGGIIENTIAAMQTPPTWAWLGAAISQPCFEIGAEVKAAFCSKYPELDSAFQPGVQAGKYYADLYAIARYILQQHGINTVLGGDQCSYRQPEEYFSYRREPKTGRMATFVFMA, from the coding sequence ATGCAATTTGTACCAGGACTTCCACAAGGTGTGTATGTGGGCCAGACTCGCGTTCACCATGCGAAAGTACAGCCATCAGCACAGCCTGAGCTTGCAGGTTTTAATCTGGCCTTGCATGTGCAGGATGATGCGCAACGGGTACAACAGCATCGTATGGCTTTATTGCAGGATTTCGCTGCGTTTGGCGTAGATAAAATTACCTGGATGACCCAGACGCATAGCACCATCTGTCATAGCATTAATGAGCAGATGCCATTTACCGCACTGGTCGGAGATGGTCTGGTGACGCAGAGCAAGGCACATGCTTTAATGATGATGACTGCAGATTGCTTGCCTGTAGTACTGGGAAATGCTGATGGCACAGAAGTTGCCAATCTGCATGCCGGTTGGCGGGGACTCGCAGGAGGTATTATCGAAAATACCATCGCAGCCATGCAAACTCCGCCGACCTGGGCCTGGCTCGGGGCGGCCATTAGTCAGCCATGTTTTGAAATTGGCGCTGAAGTAAAAGCTGCTTTTTGTAGTAAATATCCTGAACTGGACAGTGCATTTCAGCCCGGTGTACAGGCAGGTAAATATTATGCCGACCTGTATGCGATTGCGCGTTATATCTTGCAGCAACACGGCATAAATACCGTATTGGGCGGGGATCAGTGTTCTTATCGCCAGCCAGAGGAATATTTTTCTTATCGCCGTGAACCAAAAACAGGGCGTATGGCGACATTCGTGTTTATGGCATGA